One stretch of Arachis hypogaea cultivar Tifrunner chromosome 20, arahy.Tifrunner.gnm2.J5K5, whole genome shotgun sequence DNA includes these proteins:
- the LOC140182959 gene encoding uncharacterized protein, protein MANEESLENPSSNMEDVFSLSEIQNLARLLNQFSNFQSFQNRSDHSSSSNANVMLDPSSPYYLHPGENPGISIVNVTLNASNYHSWTRAMRLALKSKNKLSFIDESLPKPEESDMNFLTWEKCNTYVIAWLNLSLSSEISQSVIWNENACDMWNDLEHRYHQGDIFRVAELEEEMYAASCYKKYGPPPHMRQMQRTINCAATLSRKDSEKSSEALQTLTQKGDSKTSHLLLSQEQKDTLLALLQQDNTLQPNQITNPNPSLQPGFPTYTLTMSSQISHILFTKTFSPHTWVIDSGATDHVSFSLANFYSYQHIKPILVKLPNGHQTITNIAGTVIFSNKLYLTGVLYIPCFTFNLLSVSKAAKQLKCHFSISDTTCEVQDRSTWKIIGYANENGGLYTLTIPALTPQSSNSTALTSSHPKHTSTVAGHITHTTSGSSTLHIADSVKDITTLWHFRLGHIPIDRMHVIKRNYPLIEYTKNMKPCDFCHFAKQKNLPFVNSRGTEGGKAGRLAGGGETEETPRCCVVVKQGRLHVAAPW, encoded by the exons ATGGCGAATGAGGAAAGTTTGGAGAATCCAAGTTCGAACATGGAAGACGTGTTCTCTTTGAGTGAAATTCAGAATCTTGCAAGACTTCTGAATCAATTTTCCAATTTTCAAAGTTTCCAGAACAGATCTGATCATTCATCCTCAAGCAATGCGAACGTGATGTTGGATCCAAGCAGCCCTTATTATCTACATCCAGGTGAGAATCCTGGAATCTCAATTGTGAATGTGACTCTTAATGCTTCGAATTATCATTCTTGGACTAGAGCAATGAGACTTGCACTCAAGTCAAAGAATAAATTATCGTTTATTGACGAATCTCTCCCCAAACCTGAAGAATCAGACATGAACTTTCTTACTTGGGAAAAATGTAATACATATGTGATAGCTTGGCTAAACTTGTCATTAAGTAGTGAAATCTCTCAAAGTGTGATTTGGAATGAGAATGCATGTGATATGTGGAATGACTTAGAGCATAGGTATCACCAAGGAGATATTTTTAGGGTTGCCGAATTAGAAGAAGAAATGTATGCTGCTAG CTGCTACAAGAAGTATGGACCTCCTCCACACATGAGGCAGATGCAGAGGACAATAAACTGTGCAGCCACCTTATCTAGAAAGGACAGTGAAAAATCCAGTGAGGCACTGCAAACTTTAACTCAGAAAGGAGATAGTAAGACATCACATCTTCTTTTATCTCAAGAGCAAAAAGACACACTGCTTGCACTTCTCCAACAAGACAATACTCTACAGCCTAATCAAATCACCAACCCAAATCCCTCACTACAACCAGGTTTTCCAACATACACTTTAACAATGAGCTCTCAAATTTCACATATTTTGTTCACTAAAACTTTTTCACCACATACTTGGGTCATTGACAGTGGTGCAACCGATCATGTGTCATTCTCTTTAGCTAATTTTTACAGTTACCAACATATTAAACCTATTCTTGTTAAACTGCCAAATGGACATCAAACAATTACTAATATTGCTGGGACAGTAATATTTTCAAATAAGTTGTATCTCACAGGAGTGTTGTACATTCCATGCTTTACTTTCAATTTGTTATCAGTTTCTAAAGCTGCTAAACAATTGAAATGTCATTTTTCAATTTCTGACACTACTTGTGAGGTACAGGACAGGAGTACTTGGAAGATAATTGGGTATGCTAATGAGAATGGAGGCTTATACACATTGACTATTCCTGCATTAACACCACAGTCATCAAATAGCACTGCATTAACATCATCTCATCCTAAGCACACAAGCACAGTTGCTGGACACATCACTCACACTACTAGCGGCTCATCCACATTGCATATAGCTGATAGTGTAAAAGACATTACAACTTTATGGCATTTCAGACTTGGACATATTCCTATAGATAGAATGCATGTAATAAAGAGGAATTACCCTCTCATAGaatatacaaaaaatatgaaACCATGTGATTTTTGCCACTTTGCCAAGCAAAAGAATCTGCCTTTTGTAAATAGTAGAg GGACTGAGGGAGGGAAAGCAGGGAGGCTCGCTGGCGGTGGTGAAACAGAGGAGACTCCACGTTGCTGCGTGGTGGTGAAGCAGGGGAGGCTCCACGTTGCTGCGCCATGGTGA